One Aegilops tauschii subsp. strangulata cultivar AL8/78 chromosome 7, Aet v6.0, whole genome shotgun sequence genomic window carries:
- the LOC109765164 gene encoding F-box/FBD/LRR-repeat protein At1g13570-like, producing the protein MDAEQLLTYIYTCLPEPPVSDTARLAARRAAPYHDVDRISGLSDALLHDIVSRLPFKDAARTAVLATRWRRVWLSAPLVVVDNHLLDHWPPTRADAPAVTAAVSRALAAHPGPFRCVHLVSSHMDGYPAQLKRWLRLLAAKGVQELVLVNRPCPRQVPLPGTLFRIGTLTRLYVGVWKFPDVACLGDASFPNLRELGIFSVAMEKGDIKAVVARSPVLEILNIQGSVKGLGLHLISQSLRCVQICDSVMENIVVVDTPRLERLILYKVRGSLNPASVLRTGIKIGNAPKLEMLGYLEPGKYVLQAGDTIIMPGMKPSASTMFTSVTILSLNVRFGVHDDANMVATFLKCFPNASSLHIRCEQCDESTGKFEPKFWEEVGPIVSVMLRIGVMTIREFRGEEGEMAFLKYFFTNARALKYAAMIFPNPSFSSISKNYACSKANYLTSLNWATQGCGFMVYGSSDPEGGRPWCFKTGAEFSRDPFSW; encoded by the exons ATGGACGCGGAGCAGCTCCTAACGTACATCTACACCTGCCTCCCGGAGCCGCCAGTCTCCGACACCGCTCGCCTCGCCGCCCGCCGTGCCGCCCCCTACCACGACGTCGACCGCATCAGCGGCCTCTCCGACGCGCTCCTCCACGACATCGTCTCCCGCCTCCCCTTCAAGGACGCCGCGCGCACCGCCGTGCTCGCCACGCGCTGGCGCCGGGTCTGGCTCTCGGCGCCGCTCGTGGTCGTCGACAACCACCTCCTCGACCACTGGCCCCCGACCCGCGCCGACGCGCCCGCTGTGACCGCCGCGGTGTCGCGCGCCCTCGCCGCGCACCCCGGGCCCTTCCGCTGCGTCCACCTCGTCTCCAGCCACATGGACGGGTACCCGGCCCAGCTCAAGCGCTGGCTCCGTCTCCTCGCCGCCAAGGGAGTCCAGGAGCTCGTCCTCGTCAACCGCCCCTGCCCGCGCCAGGTGCCTCTCCCCGGCACGCTCTTCCGCATCGGCACCCTCACCCGCCTCTACGTCGGCGTCTGGAAGTTCCCGGACGTGGCCTGCCTCGGCGACGCCTCCTTCCCCAACCTCcgcgagctcggcatcttcagcGTAGCCATGGAGAAAGGGGACATCAAAGCCGTAGTCGCCAGGAGCCCCGTTCTGGAGATCCTCAACATTCAAGGGAGCGTGAAGGGGTTGGGTCTCCACCTCATCAGCCAGAGCCTCCGATGCGTGCAGATCTGCGATTCCGTGATGGAGAACATCGTCGTGGTGGACACCCCGCGTCTCGAGCGGCTCATCCTGTACAAGGTCCGGGGATCTCTCAACCCTGCCAGTGTCCTGCGGACCGGGATCAAGATTGGCAATGCCCCCAAGCTGGAAATGTTGGGGTACCTGGAGCCAGGAAAGTACGTGCTTCAGGCCGGAGACACCATCATCATG CCTGGAATGAAGCCAAGCGCAAGCACTATGTTTACGAGTGTGACTATCCTGAGCCTGAATGTCCGTTTTGGAGTCCACGATGATGCCAATATGGTGGCCACCTTCCTAAAGTGCTTTCCCAATGCATCAAGTCTGCATATCAGG TGTGAACAATGTGATGAATCCACTGGGAAGTTCGAACCTAAGTTCTGGGAGGAGGTTGGTCCCATCGTGAGTGTCATGTTGCGCATAGGGGTGATGACTATCCGTGAATTCAGAGGGGAGGAAGGCGAGATGGCTTTTCTCAAGTACTTCTTCACGAACGCGAGGGCGCTGAAGTATGCGGCGATGATCTTCCCCAAtccaagcttctcttcaatttcAAAGAACTATGCATGCTCCAAAGCAAACTATCTGACTTCTCTGAACTGGGCCACTCAAGGCTGCGGATTCATGGTGTATGGGAGTTCAGATCCTGAAGGAGGCAGACCATGGTGCTTCAAAACCGGAGCAGAATTTTCGCGTGACCCTTTCTCATGGTGA